The genomic window acccacaccacagctcacggcaacatgggatccttaacccactgagagaggccagggatcgaaccccgacCCTCGAGGACACAAGGTTGGGTTcttataacccgctgagccacaatggcaactcctgccTTCGCTTTTCTGGTTTAGACCTAAGCTTGTCTAACATCCATGCAGGGGatcaaaaataacttttcaattctgaatttccagaaaaaaacaaaaacaaaaacaaacaacactgtGAAATTCTAAATGAAAGAATTCCTTAGcagcaaaatattaataatattacaaAGTCATCCAAtctatattgaaatatattctgaggaaaaagaaatatagctGTAATTAATTTGCTATTGCCCAAAGTAAGCtaataatgtttaaaaagcatTGAAAGAGTAATATAATCAGAGGTCAGGtttccaaaaccaaagaaaagtgGAAACCTCCAGCAAGCATCAGTGTAGTGTCTGTATTTACACATTGGCGTAGGTAGCTTTTGTCACTtggatggtaatttttttttttcactttgtggaAAGTTTTCCAGACTAATTATTTTTAGGACTAATCAGCCAATTAGTCAATTGAAAATATTAAGCTCCTAGTATGTGTCCCAAGTTGGGACAGATACTGTGTGTATATaaaaggtctggagttcccgtcgcggcgcagtggttaacgaatccgactaggaaccatgaggttgcgggttcggtccctgcccttgctcagtgggttaaccatccggcgttgccgggagctgtggtgtaggttgcagacgcggctcggatcccgagttgctgtggctctggtgtaggctggtggctccagctccgattcaacccctagcctgggaacctccatatgccgtgggagcggcccaagaaatagcaacaacaacaacaacaacaaaaaagacaaaataaataaataaataaataaaaggtctaTATGTTGGGCTCCAGTCTTCAAATCTaattggggagggaggggttaGTTAACAtacattaagtatttttttatcatttaaatttagAGAAACAATGTTGTCTTAAATGTGCTGTTGGGTTCGGAGAAGTACAGATTAACGTGGCTTGAAATAATCTAAATAATAGTTTGTTTCCCATTAAGTCTTTGAGAAGACTAAATTTtgtcctaattttatttatttatttatttgctttttaggacctcacctacagcatatggagatccaggctaggggttgaattggagctgcagctgccgcctacaccacagtcagagaaatgcaggatccaagccgggtctgcaacctacaccacagctcacggcaacaccggattcttaacccgctgagcgaggccagggatcgaactcctgtcctcatggatactagctgggttcgttaatcactgggcaacgaagggaactccactcctGCCCTAATTTTAAAAACGTAcattatttctgggagttcctgtgtggctcagtggtaacaaacccaactaggatgcatgaggctgcggattcgatccctggcctcaatcatcaggtgatggatccggcattgctgtgagctgtggtgtgagttgcagactcggctcagatcccaagttgctgtggctgtggagtagggcGGCAGCAGAAGCTCCAAtgtgaccactagcctgggagcttccatatgccttgggtctggccccaaaaagaaagaaagaaaaaaaaaaaaggcattatttcaaaCATGGAGAAATTGTTCGAGGCACTGGGGATATATGGACAAATAAAGCACAACTTGTCCTCAAGAGCTTACCTTTGATAGgtggaaagaaataaacaaagtcATTGCAAATCACTGCAAGAGGATTTACCAGTAGGGCACCTCCGAGGAAAGGGTTGACAGGGAAAGCTTCAAGTACTTGACCTTCAGGGATGTCACTGATGACAGGGAGAGGACAAATGTGTGTCTGTGGGGGGTGAAtactgggaggggagagagagaggagggaaaggcattccagaaaaagaaaactgaaagcagCATCTGAGCCTGTAGAGAACCTGAAGCTGGGGTTTTCCACATTTATTTCAAAGACCTTCATCATGTATATGGAAAGAGGGgtcttttaaaacatataacTAGACCATAATGactatgaaatttaaatatacatgaaTGCTAATGATTACTTTCCCCTATTTTTCAGCTGTTCACAATTATATCCCATGTAAGAATCTATCTTCAGATATGAGCCATTTTGTGATGATTCAGTTGTTTCTAGTCAATTTCAAAGGGAATGACCAGAGCACCACATGAATAtcttctacagaaaaaaatattttaacaaagaatATTAGTCAATTTAAGGTTTTAAGGGattacagaactagaataaaaggAGCATAAAAACTCAGGTGATAAAACCGtttgatatcttttattttgatGGCCTCAATATTTAGCTAACGGTTTATAAACATTCACATAAAATCACATAAATGAGTACACAGATGCACTTAAAATCACCTAAAATTcgtctttaaatatatatattctcttgaACTACACCATTAGGGATATTATTCAAAAATCATTTTCGAAAGAAAACATTCTAGTACGCTTtcccttaaaaagagaaaaatttcccATCATGCTACAGCTTCAAAGTTTCAGAAACGCTTGATTTCAAACTTTCCCTGGGTACCTTTAACGGGTGGTCTGGTCAAATCTCACACCTAAGAACATTTCCACCTACTAACCGTGAGCATAACAGGGGTACTTTTTTGTTGCTATGAGAACCTTCTATTTTGTATCCGAAATCGCAGCCTTGACAACGCAAATGTTTGCGCCTGTTTTACACATGTTTTTCGACTGAGATTCCGCTCCTCCTAGTAATAACAGCCTAATGGCTCTGGTTTCCTCCCGCGCCGGCCCAGTTTTCCatcccagctccagctccagctctcgGCCGCCGCCTCTGGGAGCGGGAGGCGAGTCCTGGACGGGAGAAAACcgagggcaggaggtggggcaggTCCGGCCCCTCCGTGGCCTGCGGACGCCAAGCGGAGGCGGCGGGATGGCGGGCTGCTTTTGTCATCCCTCGGGAGCTGAGCTCTGCACCCAGCTCTCCAGCTGCGTTTAAAAAtctgcagtaggaaaaaaaaaaaaaaaatcgagcaacgccaggtccaaagaactggaggggaggaggagtaCAGTGTATCCGTGATGTCCCCAAATGATCAGAGACAAGAACAGGAGGGGTTCCAGGCTTTATTATTAAATACTTCCTCCAAGCCAGAGAAATCTGGGCTCAGGCCTCGGTTCTGGAAGGAGGAGGATGATGTGAGGGACGGGGCGCGGGGGGCGCGTCGAGGCTTCCGGCCTCCAGGGCGTCAGAGGGTCGTGGCGGGAACCGGGAGGGCGCGCGCTCGgagctccccccccaccccacccccccgctccAGGGTCTTTTTCCCTTGGGACTCGGAGACGCCCATCCTCCGGGCCGGCCTCGCcgtggggcaggagggggccgGGATGCCGCGACCTCGCCTAGCGACCGGCCTCTCCCGGGCGACGGCGCCGCAACAAGATGGCGGACGACAGAGAGAGGGAAGGCACAGGTAAGAGGCGCCGCGGGAGCCCGGCCCTCACCGCCCGCCGCGACCCCGGGCCGCGCGGAGGAGCTCCGGACGGGGTGGGTCTCCTCTGCCTCTGGAGCCCCGCCCTCAGCGAGAGGCAGACTCAGCCGCAGCCTGCCGCGCGCccggcaggggaggggaggccccctcccccgctcctgCCGGCTTCCCCGCCCCGCCGCTCCGCCCTCCCGCCCCCCTCCGCCTCGCCCCTCCTCCGAGGCCGAGCCTCGCTTCCTGCGCGGGTTGGGGCCGCGGCTCCTCCGGAGGCGGCCGGGCCATAATGGCGTCCTTGTCCACGGTCTCAGGGACGCCGCCTCCAGGCCCTCGGCGAGGCTCTCGTGGCCGCAGGCGCCACGCCGGCAACCGCTCAGGCCGTGGGCCCCTGGGGCGGCCTGGGTGAGGAGGGACCTGGCCGCCAGAGTCCGGGGGGGCGCCTCCCCGGCCGCGCCGAAACCCCGCCCGGCCCGGCCGGCTTGGCGGTCGCGGCCACCATTTTGCCTCCGCAGCGGGGATGTGGGAGGACGGCCTCGAGGTCACCGCCGCTCCGTCGCACAGGCTTCCAAGTGCTGGTGCGCCACCCGCGTGGTGGCTTGTCTTAAACAAACATCCTAAAACAGATTTAATAAAGAGGAAAGAGCCAACTCCAGCAGGGACCTGAGGGAGCCCCGCGCGCCGGCCGGGCCTCTGCGGCGGCACCAGCGGACCCAGTGCGCGCGGTCGCGGTCGCGGTCGCGGCGGGCAGAGGCGGGACGCGCCCTACCGGCGTCCTGTCGCCGGAGGGCTCGGAGGGATGGGTGTGTTTCGCCAGACTATTAACGTTGTTTTGATTCGGCGGTGTGATAAAAACGGTTACCATCCTCCGTTAATTTTGGTAATTGGGGGAACTCAtcgcaaaaacataaaaaaaaaaaaaagccacgaaACTGTAGAAGTAAAcatcttagaaatgaaaataacattccACCTTTGTTCTTCTGAGTGCTTGAAACATCATGTCAACATACCATTTTTCTCAGCGTGGAACCAAGTGAAATTGGATTAACAAGTAGTATTTACAAGTGTAGAAGGCAGCCTTAAGAATTAGTCACTTGTTATGGTGATCACAGAAAATCCGTGGAGGAACACGAAACTGTGCCAAAGATAGCAGTaatactatttgattttttttttactggtacCCTTAGTCTGAAAAGCCAGACTTATTTTACAGATGTTACCTTCCCTAAAATATCCTTATAATTTTCTTGTGCTGCTTTAAAAGTATAAGGTACATCctaagaaaatagttttttatattagttttaaaaCTCCCCCAGAAAACCAGTTGACTTCCTTTTATTTAagttattatttacaaaaatggaaGAATCATTAAGAGATAAGTAAACACTACttagggattttttaaaagattggatTCGTTCAGCCTGAGAAAATGCACTGGATTATGCCCTGAATAgttttcttcacttaaaaaagtagaatgaaagcttttctgatttttcagttttcaaaagtacttttctatttaaaataaattcaaagtggagttcccctgtggctcagaggaaacgaacccagctagtatccatgaagatacaggttcttatccctggccccactcagtgggttaaggatctggtgagctgtggtgtagttcgcagataccACTGGCATcctggcattgctattgctgtggcgcaggttgtcagctgtagctcagaaGGGAcccctctaacctgggaacttccatatgctgcaggtgcatcccccccaaaaaaataaattcaaaggaaGAAACAATTTTATCTATAACCTAGAAGTAATGACTCCTAAAAGTTGGATGTCATTCATTCAGTTGACTTGTATTTAATGCTTATCATATGGTAAGCATTCTGATTAGGTTAAAATTTTAGAGGATAtacaaagattgaaaaaaaaaacagtttttttcttccaaggaAGGGAGATAAGACATCCATAAATGGGAGGGAACAGTCAGCTGGGCTGAGCAGCCTGTGTGGCAGCTATTGTGCCAGGTGTGTTCTATCCTCCTCCTGCTGTGGGCAGCAGCCTGGGCATCACTAGGAGTTTATCCCACAGGAAGGAGCTCAGTCCCTGACCCTGCCCTGCTGAGTCAGAGTCTGCATTTAAACATTCCTGCTTGTGATCCGCATGCACATTAAAGGTTGAGAAGGTTACATGGTATGTCTCATTTGCTCTTTACAAGTTTTATGAGTTAACTATAACTGCAGGgttttttggggtgtgtgtgtgtgtgtgtgtttgtctttttttgccatttctttctttttgccacgctcccgtggcatatggaggttcccaggctaggggtcaaatcggagctgcagccatccgcctacaccacagccacagcaactcgggatccgagtcgcatctgcgacctacaccacagctcacggcaataccagatccttaacccactgagcgaggccagggatggaacctgcaacctcttggttcctagtcggattcgttaatcactgagccaccatgggaactcctataactgcAGTTTTAAGAGCATGATGAAATAAAAGTATGTTGACTGAGGATAAACTAGAGACTCATTAGctgctatctttattttttttttttaggaccacactcctggcatatggaggttcctaggcctacaccacagccaccgcaacacaggatccaagcctcgtctgtgacctacaccacagctcacggaaaggccggatccttaacccactgatcgaggccagggatccaacccacaacctcatggttactagtctgctagcattcatttctgctgtgccacaacgggaactccctgatatcaTCTTTCTGTACACATTCTACCCCTATATTTGATTCTCAGCTGTAAAGTTTCAGATATTACATGTAACTAGTTAATTGGAATCGATCAGTCTTTGGGGAGTCACTCAAGCTAAAAAAACTCATGAAGAGTGAGGTGTAAACCCAAATGATGAGTTACTAATTTAAGTAGAGGTATGTTGATACAATGATCAGAAAGCTGACCTCTGCGATATAGTATATCATTTTATGGGTATTAAGCTTTTGGGGAGGGCAAATTTGTATTCCTAAATTGCTTGATGAGCACGGAGTCATGCATAAGAAAAAGGATAGTTCTGAAGCCTTTGTCCATCATCTTATAAGCTCCAGGAGGGTGGGGATCACTTCTTTATACTCGTCTTGCAGGTACATAACACAGGGtagaaattcagtaaatattgttgtatttaggagttcccatcacggcgcagcagaaatga from Phacochoerus africanus isolate WHEZ1 chromosome 12, ROS_Pafr_v1, whole genome shotgun sequence includes these protein-coding regions:
- the EFCAB2 gene encoding dynein regulatory complex protein 8 isoform X2; this encodes MSPNDQRQEQEGFQALLLNTSSKPEKSGLRPRFWKEEDDVRDGARGARRGFRPPGRQRVVAGTGRARARSSPPTPPPRSRVFFPWDSETPILRAGLAVGQEGAGMPRPRLATGLSRATAPQQDGGRQREGRHREIGTIIRSLGCCPSEGELHDLIAEVEEEEPTGYIRYEKFLPVMTEVLLERRYRPIPEDILLRAFEVLDPAKHGFLTKEELIKYMTEEGACEKSGPRESCWPAAGSESGQVSWD
- the EFCAB2 gene encoding dynein regulatory complex protein 8 isoform X6 → MSPNDQRQEQEGFQALLLNTSSKPEKSGLRPRFWKEEDDVRDGARGARRGFRPPGRQRVVAGTGRARARSSPPTPPPRSRVFFPWDSETPILRAGLAVGQEGAGMPRPRLATGLSRATAPQQDGGRQREGRHR
- the EFCAB2 gene encoding dynein regulatory complex protein 8 isoform X1 encodes the protein MSPNDQRQEQEGFQALLLNTSSKPEKSGLRPRFWKEEDDVRDGARGARRGFRPPGRQRVVAGTGRARARSSPPTPPPRSRVFFPWDSETPILRAGLAVGQEGAGMPRPRLATGLSRATAPQQDGGRQREGRHREIGTIIRSLGCCPSEGELHDLIAEVEEEEPTGYIRYEKFLPVMTEVLLERRYRPIPEDILLRAFEVLDPAKHGFLTKEELIKYMTEEGEPFSQEEMEEMLSAAIDPESNSIHYKDYIPMMVIDDN
- the EFCAB2 gene encoding dynein regulatory complex protein 8 isoform X3, with product MSPNDQRQEQEGFQALLLNTSSKPEKSGLRPRFWKEEDDVRDGARGARRGFRPPGRQRVVAGTGRARARSSPPTPPPRSRVFFPWDSETPILRAGLAVGQEGAGMPRPRLATGLSRATAPQQDGGRQREGRHREIGTIIRSLGCCPSEGELHDLIAEVEEEEPTGYIRYEKFLPVMTEVLLERRYRPIPEDILLRAFEIQLNMDFLLRKN